The Crassostrea angulata isolate pt1a10 unplaced genomic scaffold, ASM2561291v2 HiC_scaffold_265, whole genome shotgun sequence genome has a window encoding:
- the LOC128169960 gene encoding uncharacterized protein LOC128169960, with product MSEEQDSEEAQQLLEVVETYITDISKEFKEGLAQIKKENVEVLNSVSNRLSTVEVESQALRRDIERLEKQIEDVAKGISKDITDHLQGMPFFLQPCTQHQIVITNKDLENLERMDLDLGSVSAETETSTQEVAQPCTSTPDPQTPAPSRKTKFFWKWNSAAEDWLYEKCRKNSFSRSRAIKSEIFKEGIREKLWTDSVTWSVRVFNKIDTICKGNY from the exons ATGAGTGAAGAACAAGACTCGG AAGAAGCACAGCAGCTTCTGGAGGTCGTGGAGACGTACATCACTGACATTTCAAAAGAGTTTAAAGAAGGGCTAGCACAGATCAAGAAAGAAAATGTCGAAGTCCTAAACTCTGTATCAAACAGACTTTCCACAGTTGAAGTGGAAAGTCAGGCACTGCGCAGGGACATAGAACGACTAGAAAAACAGATAGAGGACGTGGCAAAGGGAAtctcaaaagatattacggatCATTTACAGGGGATGCCATTTTTCCTTCAGCCGTGCACACAACACCAAATTGTAATTACAAACAAAGACTTGGAGAATCTGGAGAGGATGGACTTAGATTTGGGTAGTGTTAGCGCTGAAACAGAAACGTCAACGCAGGAAGTTGCGCAGCCATGTACCTCAACCCCTGACCCTCAGACACCGGCGCCATCCAGGAAAACCAAATTTTTCTGGAAATGGAACTCCGCAGCTGAAGACTGGCTCTATGAAAAGTGCCGTAAGAATTCGTTCAGTCGAAGCAGGGCTATTAAGTCCGAAATCTTTAAAGAAGGCATCAGGGAGAAACTGTGGACCGACAGCGTTACTTGGAGTGTGCGAGTGTTTAATAAAATAGACACGATCTGCAAAGGCAACTATTAA